In a single window of the Leptospira sanjuanensis genome:
- a CDS encoding ATP-binding protein codes for MRDSDESLLVKHNGGSYVMFLPTDLTSIKELRFALRNSLSENRFSTKDITNIELAADEALTNSISANVKVSSDETIICRWVIKDSKFTMWIMDYGSGLKSEKLESIMNDSRISNLKDYLNCIKQHQEKKCEILPWKGSQIPHRNIGRGLQIIQSLMDTFKIMYHCGEGKISSNPDEKNIQGSIIELGFDASKHPA; via the coding sequence ATGAGAGATTCTGACGAATCATTACTGGTAAAACACAATGGCGGGTCGTACGTTATGTTTCTTCCCACCGATTTAACCAGCATCAAAGAACTTAGGTTCGCTTTGAGAAACTCCCTGTCGGAAAACCGTTTCTCAACCAAAGACATTACCAATATAGAATTGGCCGCCGACGAGGCTCTCACCAACTCCATTTCCGCTAACGTCAAAGTCAGTTCGGATGAAACGATCATTTGTCGTTGGGTAATCAAAGATAGTAAATTTACGATGTGGATCATGGACTACGGTTCCGGTCTCAAATCCGAAAAGTTAGAATCCATCATGAACGATTCACGAATTTCAAATCTCAAAGACTATCTCAACTGTATCAAACAACATCAAGAAAAGAAGTGCGAGATTCTCCCTTGGAAAGGATCTCAAATCCCTCACAGAAATATCGGAAGAGGACTTCAGATCATCCAGTCGTTGATGGACACTTTTAAAATCATGTATCACTGCGGAGAAGGTAAAATTTCTTCGAATCCCGACGAGAAGAACATTCAAGGTTCGATCATTGAACTCGGGTTCGACGCTTCCAAACATCCCGCTTGA
- the gltX gene encoding glutamate--tRNA ligase, translated as MNQNREVRTRFAPSPSGFLHVGGARTALFNYLYAKAQGGKFILRIEDTDQNRSTEDSFKIILESLKWLGVHWDEGPEAGGEYGPYIQSQRLNIYKEYTEKLLKEKKAYRCFCTQEELEAKKKQAEAMGVPYVYDGLHANMSDEEVEEKLKQGSPYSVRFKTPAKTLIVNDIIQGKVKFETKLIGDFIIVKSDGFPSYNYAVVVDDALMKITHVIRGVGHLSNTPRQILLYEALGYEVPEFAHASEIVGMDGKKLSKRAGATSILAFRDLGYLPETFRNYMALLGWTSADGREFLPGDELERIFDVHRCSKSPSTFDVFKKPKAEDEVVTNFSDLAQIAEAMNPKSKLNWLSNRTIRELDLPKVVENLLPFLKDRKDIPEEVKNVGNPVLTSIVESVRVYLDNLTQAPDYIAEFFVTDLRIQSPEAAGFMKDGDGPKVVREFYGMLKNGNPKTDEDYKNLMSKVGETTGQKGKTLFMPIRATTTGKSAGLELPILFPLLGKEKLLQRIEKTAGEAGISLSS; from the coding sequence ATGAATCAAAATAGAGAAGTTCGCACACGATTTGCTCCGTCTCCCAGCGGATTTTTACACGTAGGCGGAGCGAGAACCGCTCTTTTCAATTATCTGTACGCGAAAGCCCAAGGCGGCAAGTTCATCTTAAGAATCGAAGACACGGATCAGAACCGATCCACGGAGGATTCTTTCAAAATCATATTAGAATCTTTGAAATGGTTGGGCGTTCATTGGGACGAGGGTCCGGAGGCCGGGGGAGAATACGGACCTTACATCCAAAGCCAACGTTTAAACATCTATAAAGAATACACCGAAAAACTTCTGAAGGAAAAAAAAGCCTACCGTTGTTTTTGTACTCAGGAAGAATTAGAGGCCAAGAAAAAACAAGCCGAGGCGATGGGAGTTCCGTACGTCTACGACGGACTTCACGCGAACATGTCCGACGAAGAAGTGGAGGAAAAACTCAAACAGGGAAGTCCTTATTCGGTCCGTTTTAAAACTCCCGCCAAAACTCTGATCGTCAACGACATCATTCAGGGAAAAGTGAAGTTCGAAACGAAACTGATCGGCGATTTTATCATCGTAAAGTCGGATGGATTTCCCTCCTACAACTACGCGGTCGTTGTAGACGACGCGTTGATGAAGATTACGCACGTCATTCGAGGCGTAGGACATCTTTCCAATACACCGAGACAAATCCTGTTATACGAAGCGCTCGGCTACGAGGTTCCCGAGTTTGCGCATGCCTCCGAGATCGTCGGGATGGACGGAAAAAAACTTTCCAAGCGTGCGGGCGCGACTTCCATTCTTGCGTTCCGGGACTTGGGTTATCTTCCGGAAACGTTCCGAAATTATATGGCGCTTCTCGGATGGACTTCCGCGGACGGAAGAGAATTTCTTCCCGGCGACGAGTTGGAAAGAATCTTCGACGTACATCGTTGTTCCAAATCTCCGTCCACGTTCGACGTATTCAAAAAACCGAAAGCGGAAGACGAGGTTGTAACGAACTTTTCCGACCTCGCGCAAATCGCCGAAGCGATGAACCCGAAATCCAAACTCAATTGGTTATCCAATCGAACGATTAGAGAATTAGACTTACCGAAAGTCGTAGAAAACCTTCTCCCTTTTCTAAAAGACAGAAAGGATATTCCGGAAGAAGTGAAAAATGTAGGTAACCCCGTGCTTACTTCGATCGTCGAATCTGTAAGAGTATATCTGGACAACCTGACCCAGGCTCCGGATTACATCGCGGAATTCTTCGTAACGGACCTAAGGATTCAGTCGCCGGAAGCGGCCGGATTTATGAAGGACGGGGACGGGCCGAAAGTGGTCCGAGAATTCTACGGAATGCTGAAGAATGGAAATCCGAAGACCGATGAGGACTATAAGAACCTAATGTCCAAGGTCGGAGAAACAACCGGACAGAAAGGAAAAACTCTCTTTATGCCGATTCGGGCTACAACCACCGGAAAGTCAGCTGGGCTGGAGTTACCGATATTATTCCCCCTTTTAGGGAAAGAAAAACTCCTACAGAGAATTGAAAAAACAGCCGGAGAAGCAGGAATTTCGTTGTCGTCCTGA
- a CDS encoding LIC_13346 family putative lipoprotein, with protein MKTDFKPMQTLSIQRNSLFKKAGILSFFFILFQCGSIQEVLHFGSKPISENYASQIFFASSALHSPYYEPSSLQVRYVILRNRSGKDEMIQGILKYLELGEKTERSERILLEVSEWRGPILRNPNDNRRIEFVAKSVNKRSEISNTKALPEIPPQPKSEVFEDFKKEFLINDEGGLREVEEIRRVPGIGILKWRHSLRGILTKVMQTEFVSASGVVSLSRDYDYESLEYPPAIGLSGTIPILPLRKTDSYVEYYCLDLPSEIDLTALRKNDVKKSVSFYDLIANKPFTTTANFKNYPIIRISNEKNQSP; from the coding sequence ATGAAAACCGATTTCAAACCTATGCAGACGCTTTCGATTCAACGGAATTCTCTTTTCAAGAAAGCTGGAATTCTTAGTTTCTTTTTCATTCTGTTTCAATGCGGAAGTATTCAAGAGGTTTTGCATTTCGGTTCCAAACCGATTTCCGAAAACTACGCATCACAAATCTTCTTCGCTTCTTCCGCGCTCCACTCTCCGTATTACGAACCGTCCAGCCTTCAAGTTCGGTACGTGATTCTCCGCAACCGATCGGGAAAGGACGAAATGATTCAAGGAATTCTAAAATACTTGGAGCTCGGTGAAAAGACGGAACGCTCCGAAAGAATTCTTCTGGAAGTTTCGGAATGGAGAGGCCCGATTCTTAGAAATCCGAACGACAACCGGAGAATCGAATTCGTCGCGAAGTCGGTAAACAAACGATCCGAAATATCGAACACAAAAGCGTTGCCCGAAATTCCTCCTCAACCGAAAAGCGAAGTCTTTGAAGATTTCAAAAAAGAATTTTTGATCAATGACGAGGGCGGCTTGCGGGAAGTCGAAGAAATCCGCCGAGTTCCGGGAATCGGAATTCTAAAATGGAGACACAGTCTCCGCGGAATTTTAACGAAGGTGATGCAGACCGAATTCGTTTCCGCAAGCGGAGTCGTTTCCTTATCCAGAGATTACGATTATGAATCCTTGGAATATCCTCCCGCGATCGGACTCAGCGGAACGATTCCGATTCTTCCTCTTCGAAAAACCGATTCTTATGTCGAATACTATTGTCTGGATCTTCCGTCCGAGATCGACTTAACCGCGCTTAGAAAGAACGATGTCAAAAAATCCGTTTCATTTTACGATCTGATCGCAAATAAACCATTTACCACAACGGCTAATTTCAAAAATTATCCTATCATAAGAATTTCGAACGAGAAGAATCAATCCCCATGA
- a CDS encoding DNA gyrase subunit A, with product MKNSNPPKSKESFPKRPFEDQVNDDQRKYSRYVCDSRAIPHEIDGLKPVQRRILWAMWNSDARNRYTKTVKVAGLAMGYHPHGDKSIQDALSQMAQDFTFANNIPLVSGEGTFGDVLDPSAIASPRYTEVKLSDFVKDLGFFESLPDIDYVKNYDETEDEPIHFVGKVPIVLLNNIQGIATGFRCFIPGHRLADIVKSQVNYLKTKKPLPLKPWYKDFNGEVKMAETETGNITMSTTFAFKWDGDTLYLTDSPMNWNREKVISLLDDILEKKDSWLKDYVDYSSQTFKIELQYKKGEKPSQKEIMALFNKEDVQTLATNVITYDGKLKNLKPEEIIKRFCDFRKTHLIRRFKRLAGLEEEKIERNSELIRFIKEKWNEKVVGIKSKKDFEEKLKVSKFKYFEWLSTIPVYRMTIEEVRKCEEAIVEAKTTLARYQGLVKEDKKLTDYMITELDELQNKWDKV from the coding sequence ATGAAGAATTCCAATCCACCAAAATCGAAAGAATCGTTTCCAAAACGTCCTTTTGAAGATCAAGTCAATGACGATCAGAGAAAATATTCTCGCTATGTATGTGATTCTCGGGCAATTCCGCACGAAATCGACGGTCTGAAACCCGTCCAGAGAAGAATTCTCTGGGCCATGTGGAACTCGGACGCAAGAAACCGTTATACAAAAACGGTAAAAGTCGCCGGTCTTGCGATGGGATATCACCCGCACGGCGATAAATCCATTCAGGACGCACTTTCTCAAATGGCTCAGGATTTTACCTTTGCCAATAATATTCCTCTCGTTTCCGGGGAAGGAACCTTCGGAGACGTTTTGGATCCGAGCGCGATCGCTTCCCCGCGTTACACCGAAGTAAAACTATCCGACTTTGTAAAAGATTTGGGATTCTTTGAAAGTTTGCCGGATATCGATTACGTTAAGAACTACGACGAAACCGAGGACGAACCGATTCATTTTGTCGGAAAAGTTCCGATCGTTCTTTTGAACAACATTCAAGGAATCGCGACCGGATTTCGTTGTTTTATTCCGGGTCATAGACTTGCCGACATCGTTAAGTCTCAAGTCAATTATCTCAAAACCAAAAAACCTCTTCCGTTAAAACCTTGGTACAAGGACTTCAACGGGGAAGTGAAGATGGCCGAAACCGAGACCGGAAATATCACGATGTCCACAACGTTCGCGTTCAAATGGGACGGAGATACTTTGTATCTTACCGATTCGCCGATGAACTGGAACCGTGAGAAGGTGATTTCCCTCTTGGACGATATTCTTGAAAAGAAGGATTCGTGGCTGAAGGATTATGTGGATTATTCCAGCCAAACGTTTAAGATCGAACTTCAGTATAAGAAGGGAGAAAAGCCGAGCCAAAAAGAAATCATGGCCCTCTTCAACAAAGAGGACGTGCAAACTCTGGCGACAAACGTCATTACTTACGACGGTAAACTGAAGAATTTAAAGCCCGAAGAAATCATCAAACGCTTCTGCGACTTCCGTAAAACGCATTTGATCCGAAGATTCAAACGACTCGCCGGTTTGGAAGAGGAGAAAATCGAAAGAAACTCCGAATTGATCCGTTTTATTAAAGAGAAATGGAACGAGAAGGTCGTCGGAATCAAATCGAAAAAGGATTTTGAGGAAAAACTCAAAGTTTCCAAGTTCAAATACTTCGAATGGTTGTCCACGATTCCCGTCTATAGAATGACGATCGAGGAAGTGCGTAAATGCGAAGAAGCGATCGTGGAAGCGAAAACCACTCTGGCCCGTTATCAAGGTCTGGTCAAAGAAGATAAAAAACTGACCGACTATATGATCACCGAGCTGGACGAACTCCAAAATAAATGGGATAAAGTATGA
- a CDS encoding toprim domain-containing protein, translating into MSADKNKVKEKTSQERNFKKLSNVEHVRMRTGMWLGQNSASTFEQHFFRKNNEGKYEIVHEELEDVPAKLKCLDEACMNAVDEYRKNQKDKTIPEKDKMSKLIIQLSSDRKCVTITDNGRGIPAANAEGVYLHLMYGENFDDHVKQDHVAGQNGVGISLVRMVSSYFKVKTVNNGNSFKKLFTVHDDVKKQIRSYKLSKEDTDRVFLYFDEHGKFTDCNLLTKDQIDKLGPLLKKTNMQELIEKAPKEDHGTSVEFELNPQYFNKLDISFNVDLMKQYLQDIAMTNPGLEVQFVFKGKKEKYKFKKGLDEIFSHSDLVYYKMDYVAPNSPSQLHLETYLVIGQNKNLAWVNSIFAPQGGSAIEYLENRICDEVRKKSQIVALEKKLKTSSTRNDVRNCFHMYVNARLLNPRFKSQDKSYLINDLNEEIRNAVDKHLEKFIKKTGLIEEIKLQMEKRTQLKAFEDAQKGLKKASRMNIPKLMPPTGKAGDPGRVLFVAEGDSAIAGLRPARNPKLHGLFPLRGKPLNCKGLSIAKAIANEELKNIVAIVGLPLDQKVKSLDELNYEKVSIITDADFDGYAIRSLMLSFFYEYWPELFELGFIHISSAPLYEVDVKFGDKKKETVFCIDDKDYEDLIKRVEKSGGEITRKKRNKGLGETGKEAMKFAVEECMTKITIGNKKEASKVQNLWFHKDFAEQRRDAISEYAMSVIED; encoded by the coding sequence ATGAGCGCCGATAAGAACAAAGTAAAAGAAAAAACATCCCAAGAAAGAAATTTTAAAAAGTTATCCAACGTGGAACACGTTCGGATGAGAACGGGTATGTGGTTGGGACAAAACTCCGCTTCCACGTTCGAACAACACTTTTTCCGTAAGAACAACGAAGGAAAATACGAGATCGTTCACGAAGAACTCGAAGACGTTCCGGCAAAACTGAAATGTCTGGACGAAGCTTGTATGAACGCGGTGGACGAATACCGCAAAAATCAAAAGGACAAAACGATTCCTGAAAAGGATAAGATGTCCAAACTGATCATTCAACTTTCTTCCGATCGCAAATGTGTGACGATCACAGATAACGGACGCGGAATCCCCGCCGCCAACGCGGAAGGGGTTTATCTCCATTTGATGTACGGGGAGAATTTCGATGATCACGTAAAACAGGATCACGTAGCCGGTCAAAACGGCGTGGGGATTTCCCTCGTGAGAATGGTTTCGAGCTACTTCAAAGTTAAAACCGTAAACAACGGAAATTCCTTTAAGAAGCTGTTCACCGTTCACGACGACGTAAAAAAACAAATCCGTTCCTATAAACTTTCCAAAGAGGATACGGACCGCGTTTTTCTTTACTTCGACGAACACGGAAAGTTCACCGATTGCAATCTTCTTACCAAAGATCAAATCGATAAGCTCGGTCCTTTATTAAAAAAAACGAATATGCAGGAATTAATCGAAAAGGCTCCCAAAGAGGATCACGGGACTTCCGTGGAGTTCGAACTCAATCCGCAATATTTCAACAAACTGGACATTTCCTTCAACGTGGATCTGATGAAACAATATCTTCAGGATATTGCGATGACGAACCCGGGATTGGAGGTTCAGTTCGTTTTCAAAGGGAAAAAGGAAAAGTATAAGTTCAAGAAAGGTTTGGACGAAATCTTTTCCCATTCCGATCTCGTTTACTACAAGATGGATTACGTCGCTCCGAATTCACCTTCTCAGCTTCATCTGGAAACGTATCTCGTCATCGGTCAGAATAAGAACCTGGCTTGGGTCAATTCCATCTTCGCACCGCAAGGCGGGTCCGCGATCGAATATCTGGAAAACAGAATCTGCGACGAGGTTCGTAAAAAAAGTCAGATCGTAGCGCTTGAGAAAAAACTCAAGACAAGTTCGACTCGTAACGACGTGAGAAACTGTTTTCACATGTATGTAAACGCGAGGCTTTTGAATCCTCGTTTTAAATCCCAGGATAAATCGTATCTGATCAACGACCTAAATGAAGAGATTCGGAATGCGGTCGATAAACATCTCGAGAAGTTCATCAAAAAAACCGGACTGATAGAAGAGATCAAACTTCAGATGGAAAAGAGAACCCAACTCAAAGCGTTTGAAGACGCGCAGAAGGGTTTGAAAAAAGCGAGCCGGATGAACATTCCGAAGCTCATGCCTCCTACCGGAAAAGCGGGAGATCCGGGCCGAGTTCTGTTCGTAGCGGAAGGGGATTCAGCAATCGCGGGTCTTCGTCCCGCGAGAAATCCAAAACTTCACGGTTTATTTCCGTTAAGAGGAAAACCGTTGAACTGCAAAGGTTTGAGCATCGCCAAGGCGATCGCAAACGAAGAACTAAAAAACATCGTAGCGATCGTGGGACTTCCTTTGGATCAAAAGGTAAAATCTTTGGACGAATTGAATTACGAAAAAGTCAGCATTATCACGGATGCGGACTTTGACGGTTACGCGATTCGATCCTTGATGCTTTCTTTCTTTTACGAGTATTGGCCCGAACTTTTCGAACTGGGTTTTATTCATATCTCCAGCGCCCCGCTTTACGAAGTGGATGTGAAGTTCGGAGATAAGAAGAAGGAAACCGTATTCTGCATCGACGATAAGGATTATGAAGACTTAATCAAACGCGTCGAAAAAAGCGGAGGCGAGATCACCCGTAAAAAACGAAACAAAGGACTCGGTGAAACCGGTAAAGAAGCGATGAAGTTCGCGGTCGAAGAATGTATGACGAAGATTACGATCGGAAACAAGAAAGAAGCTTCTAAAGTTCAGAATCTCTGGTTTCACAAAGATTTCGCGGAACAAAGAAGGGACGCAATCTCCGAATATGCGATGAGCGTGATCGAAGACTGA
- a CDS encoding TetR/AcrR family transcriptional regulator, which yields MKLNRKKLISEYERYANPVSEKEIDIVKAGESIFGEFGFEGATTAQIAKKANVTERTLFKYFPTKKDLYIRILSAIVYETAFGSQMPELRKFLETRNVSFEQWYLSMMKNRIQAAKENHSKIRILFSAILHDSSFADFFGDVWKENLFKPALEAIRYFQEKGEIRKDLDPETFAKTSYSINISYLVYRFVLTKDDRFDDDAEIGKILKMLQEGIRS from the coding sequence TTGAAGCTCAATCGTAAAAAACTGATTTCGGAATACGAACGATACGCGAATCCGGTTTCGGAAAAGGAAATCGATATCGTAAAGGCCGGTGAATCCATTTTCGGAGAATTCGGTTTTGAAGGAGCGACCACCGCCCAGATCGCGAAAAAAGCGAACGTCACGGAACGGACGCTGTTCAAATACTTTCCGACAAAAAAAGATCTTTATATAAGAATCCTATCCGCGATCGTTTATGAAACCGCTTTCGGTTCCCAGATGCCGGAACTTCGCAAATTCCTCGAAACAAGGAATGTTTCTTTTGAACAGTGGTATCTTTCTATGATGAAAAACCGGATCCAAGCGGCTAAAGAGAATCATTCGAAAATTCGAATCCTTTTCTCCGCGATTTTACACGATTCGAGTTTTGCGGATTTTTTCGGAGACGTCTGGAAAGAGAATCTTTTCAAACCCGCGCTGGAAGCGATTCGTTATTTCCAGGAGAAGGGTGAGATTCGAAAGGATCTCGATCCGGAAACGTTCGCAAAAACTTCGTACAGCATCAATATATCCTATCTCGTATATCGGTTCGTTTTAACCAAAGACGACCGATTCGACGACGATGCGGAGATTGGAAAAATTCTCAAGATGCTTCAAGAAGGAATTCGAAGTTAA
- a CDS encoding DAPG hydrolase family protein: MKNVDTKLPLSLPVSWLKKNVNTAESGMEILPDGRVKFWIRHSPLKGVTPKMLVWWFSHLEGTIEYDGGVFNRYRIWHPEDHVHASYERRLPDGSIGPGASIRLVEYLGRNKNYIVNIVTEIEKLDETGYIHNPKLEGKYKVARMEYEFSAIGNDTFYTNCLIIGWKGWTWNWIRPLFLKFVFNKERGFAWIKHNVEEVGQFERFLPELYRKETASSKESRLAESVSL, from the coding sequence ATGAAAAACGTAGATACAAAACTTCCCCTTTCTCTTCCGGTTTCATGGCTCAAGAAGAACGTAAACACGGCCGAATCGGGCATGGAAATTTTACCCGATGGAAGAGTGAAATTCTGGATCCGCCATTCTCCCTTAAAAGGTGTTACTCCGAAAATGCTGGTCTGGTGGTTTTCCCATTTGGAAGGCACGATTGAATACGACGGCGGCGTATTCAATCGATACCGCATTTGGCATCCCGAAGATCACGTTCACGCGAGTTACGAAAGACGTTTGCCAGACGGTTCGATCGGGCCGGGTGCTTCCATTCGGTTGGTGGAATATCTGGGTAGAAATAAAAACTACATCGTCAATATCGTTACGGAAATCGAAAAGCTGGACGAAACCGGTTACATTCACAATCCAAAATTGGAAGGGAAATACAAGGTCGCGAGAATGGAATACGAATTCTCCGCGATCGGCAACGATACGTTTTATACGAACTGCCTCATCATAGGTTGGAAAGGATGGACTTGGAACTGGATTCGTCCCTTGTTCCTAAAGTTCGTGTTTAACAAGGAAAGAGGTTTCGCTTGGATCAAACACAACGTGGAAGAAGTCGGTCAGTTCGAAAGATTCTTACCCGAATTGTATCGAAAAGAAACCGCTTCATCGAAGGAAAGTCGACTTGCTGAATCCGTGTCGCTTTAA
- a CDS encoding flavin monoamine oxidase family protein, which yields MKLSRSEFIKLGILTAAGISGLPGMNLRAQGTSSPQKTVIVLGGGISGLYASYLLGKTGIKVKLIEATDRLGGRIRTVADGSGNVLDLGAEWIQNEHRTARSLLRELGLKTTDFEVQSDLFFGSYQKFGTWDISPKSQEILNKLIQMNSKINSTQQQELDRISFYNFLTYQGMTPEDLNVLNFKYSLYYGDSLRSLSAQKVLSDLVNFPKYNTRVEGGMEALAKALVFSLENTETVFADPVVSVTQGEGKVAVTTASGKKLEGSACISTLPANQLTSIQWDPELDKEKKLSALRIRYSRIYKTFLMLREAPWNRENFSAYSDSAAGFIYDAGTKAGSEDKVLGMIATGDRYDVFASSTDAMKVEYIRLALERLGQKKDLQVLRIQSSEISQSKFVPTGIATFPPGSYGSIISLLKPMDRIFFAGEHTAEINGTVEGALTSAIRAVNQV from the coding sequence ATGAAACTAAGCAGATCGGAGTTTATCAAACTAGGAATTTTGACCGCAGCAGGCATTTCCGGCCTTCCTGGGATGAATTTACGGGCGCAAGGGACGTCATCCCCGCAGAAGACCGTGATCGTGCTTGGCGGCGGAATTTCAGGGCTTTACGCTTCCTACCTTTTGGGCAAAACCGGAATCAAGGTAAAACTCATTGAAGCGACGGATCGTTTGGGGGGGAGAATCCGGACGGTCGCCGATGGGAGCGGCAACGTTTTGGATTTGGGCGCCGAGTGGATTCAGAATGAACATAGAACCGCAAGAAGTTTACTCCGCGAGCTGGGTTTAAAGACGACCGATTTCGAAGTTCAATCGGATTTGTTTTTCGGATCGTATCAGAAGTTCGGAACTTGGGACATTTCTCCGAAGTCGCAGGAGATTTTGAACAAACTCATTCAGATGAATTCTAAAATCAATTCCACGCAGCAACAGGAATTGGATCGAATCAGTTTTTATAATTTTCTGACGTATCAAGGAATGACTCCGGAAGATTTGAACGTATTGAACTTTAAATATTCCTTATATTACGGAGATTCTCTTCGTTCCTTATCCGCACAGAAGGTTTTGTCCGATCTCGTCAACTTTCCTAAATACAACACACGCGTCGAAGGCGGGATGGAAGCGTTGGCAAAGGCGCTCGTTTTCTCGTTGGAGAATACCGAAACCGTCTTTGCCGATCCGGTCGTTTCCGTTACACAGGGAGAAGGAAAGGTCGCGGTAACGACCGCGTCCGGAAAGAAGCTCGAAGGCAGCGCTTGTATTTCCACGCTTCCCGCAAATCAATTAACGTCGATTCAATGGGACCCGGAATTGGACAAGGAAAAGAAATTATCCGCGTTGAGAATCCGTTATTCGAGAATCTATAAGACTTTTCTAATGCTTCGCGAAGCTCCTTGGAATCGGGAGAATTTTTCCGCGTATTCGGATTCTGCCGCTGGTTTCATATACGACGCGGGAACCAAGGCCGGTTCCGAAGACAAGGTTCTCGGCATGATCGCGACGGGGGATCGATACGACGTATTTGCTTCTTCCACGGACGCGATGAAAGTGGAATATATCCGTCTTGCGCTCGAACGTTTGGGACAGAAAAAGGATTTGCAGGTATTAAGAATTCAAAGCAGCGAAATATCGCAGTCGAAGTTCGTTCCGACCGGAATTGCGACCTTTCCTCCGGGAAGTTACGGTTCGATCATATCTTTGTTAAAACCGATGGATCGAATTTTCTTTGCCGGAGAACACACCGCGGAAATCAACGGAACGGTGGAAGGCGCTCTCACCTCCGCGATCCGCGCTGTGAATCAGGTTTAG
- a CDS encoding LIC13354 family exoprotein has protein sequence MKKLSIHWKLFAVTFLILGLVNCFETKKEEDNNDNNLLLAAIIANNFEITGSWTFYNGTPDYAGAAFTEKGTISQGTYTITNSRISRNDKDAGFGASQLIGDIMEIDLSRKVVYVQFTQDSSFSKGKFAWFRWTYNGGYFYICPDLSGVNNQNTLAQAKADNLDTYSNTASINAGCGLNSGFDPSPWSRLEVKTN, from the coding sequence ATGAAAAAACTTTCAATCCATTGGAAACTCTTTGCGGTAACCTTTCTGATTCTCGGATTGGTGAATTGTTTTGAAACGAAGAAGGAAGAGGATAACAACGATAATAATCTTCTTCTTGCGGCGATCATCGCGAACAACTTCGAGATTACGGGTTCTTGGACCTTTTACAACGGAACTCCCGATTACGCAGGAGCGGCGTTCACAGAAAAAGGAACGATTTCTCAAGGAACCTATACGATCACTAATTCTAGAATTTCTCGAAACGACAAGGATGCCGGTTTCGGAGCAAGTCAATTGATCGGAGACATTATGGAAATCGATCTTTCTAGAAAAGTCGTTTATGTTCAGTTCACTCAAGATTCCTCTTTTTCCAAAGGAAAATTCGCGTGGTTTCGTTGGACATACAATGGCGGCTACTTCTATATATGCCCAGATCTTTCCGGAGTAAACAACCAAAACACGCTCGCGCAGGCAAAGGCGGATAATCTTGATACGTATTCCAACACTGCAAGCATCAACGCCGGTTGCGGTTTGAACAGCGGATTCGACCCGTCTCCCTGGAGCCGTTTAGAAGTTAAAACGAATTAA
- a CDS encoding LIC_13355 family lipoprotein, whose amino-acid sequence MKKTILIPVYSILLMVLIVCKENATDSTESVVGLFALIQVQQSGSTSRPCKDRIAIDQTGVYHAKEIVSAPANTNSGFQDSLCAVDGVLGLGSFNGSLDVFTLDTNGAGASLILGWNGKKVENATGADFIVFENPFQVSGNVNTVFLEPVIVEVGNDQTNWCGWNPTYTGGGTFSNNPTNWLRFAGLKYVDYNQITNSMNSTTLFASGGGDSFDLGDANFGNSGTGCSGALKTELQTNGFLYIKLTSAKAILTSLPIPGSNENPDIDGVIAKQVSP is encoded by the coding sequence ATGAAAAAAACAATTCTCATTCCAGTATATTCAATTCTCCTTATGGTTCTCATTGTATGTAAGGAGAATGCTACCGATAGTACGGAATCGGTCGTCGGGCTTTTTGCTTTAATTCAGGTTCAGCAATCCGGTTCCACTTCCAGACCTTGCAAGGATAGAATTGCCATCGATCAAACCGGCGTTTACCACGCGAAAGAAATCGTAAGCGCCCCGGCAAATACGAACTCCGGTTTTCAGGATTCGCTCTGCGCCGTTGACGGCGTTTTGGGATTAGGAAGTTTTAACGGTTCTCTCGACGTTTTTACGTTGGATACGAACGGCGCCGGAGCTTCCTTGATTCTCGGATGGAACGGTAAAAAAGTCGAAAATGCGACCGGTGCGGATTTTATCGTGTTCGAAAATCCGTTTCAAGTGAGCGGAAACGTAAACACTGTCTTTTTAGAACCGGTAATCGTCGAAGTCGGTAACGACCAAACCAATTGGTGCGGCTGGAATCCAACGTACACCGGCGGCGGAACGTTCTCGAATAACCCTACCAATTGGCTTCGATTCGCCGGATTGAAATACGTAGATTACAATCAAATCACGAATTCGATGAATTCGACCACTTTATTTGCCTCAGGCGGAGGGGATTCCTTTGATCTCGGGGATGCGAATTTCGGAAATTCGGGAACTGGTTGTAGCGGGGCTTTAAAAACCGAACTTCAAACAAACGGGTTTCTTTATATCAAACTTACGTCCGCAAAAGCGATTCTTACTTCCCTTCCGATTCCTGGTTCCAACGAAAATCCGGACATCGACGGCGTAATCGCCAAACAAGTCAGTCCATAA